One window of the Rhizorhabdus dicambivorans genome contains the following:
- a CDS encoding class I SAM-dependent RNA methyltransferase: protein MTDAVPIIRIAARGEGITEDGRHSPLSAPGDLLHVDGSLTHGPHHVDPACRHFPKCGGCQLQHVDDASYADFLGQRIAGALMQQKITAPDMAPAILSAPQTRRRVSLRAERQGKRMLLGFNEEQSHHIVDLKMCAIMHPALFALVDPLRKLLHPMLRDRRAAGVQMTLVDQGVDLLIEKVEVEGLAAVEALNDFALRHKLARLSIDDGYGAQPRWEPEPATVTLGGVVVPFPAGGFLQATADGEGALVAAVEAIVGDAALVADLFAGLGTFALPLSKDRRVYAAEGARDAVLGLKAAADGAQRIVAVEHRDLFRRPLDVAEVDRFDALVLDPPRPGAKEQMAALAASTKLRRIAYVSCNPSTFARDARTLIEGGWTLQRITPVGQFRWSTHVELVASFVR from the coding sequence ATGACCGACGCCGTTCCCATCATCCGCATCGCCGCGCGGGGCGAAGGCATTACCGAGGATGGCCGCCATTCGCCATTGTCGGCGCCGGGCGACCTGCTCCACGTCGACGGATCGCTGACCCACGGGCCGCACCATGTCGATCCGGCATGTCGCCATTTCCCGAAATGCGGCGGCTGCCAGCTGCAACATGTCGACGATGCCAGCTATGCCGACTTCCTTGGCCAGCGGATCGCCGGCGCGCTGATGCAGCAGAAGATCACGGCCCCGGATATGGCGCCCGCCATCCTCTCCGCGCCGCAGACCCGCCGCCGCGTCTCGCTGCGCGCCGAGCGGCAGGGCAAGCGGATGCTGCTCGGCTTCAACGAGGAGCAGAGCCACCATATCGTCGACCTGAAGATGTGCGCGATCATGCACCCGGCGCTGTTCGCGCTGGTCGATCCGCTACGCAAATTGCTGCACCCCATGCTGCGCGACCGGCGCGCGGCGGGGGTGCAGATGACGCTGGTCGATCAGGGCGTCGACCTGCTGATCGAGAAGGTCGAGGTCGAGGGGCTGGCGGCGGTCGAGGCGCTCAACGATTTCGCCCTGCGGCACAAGCTCGCCCGGCTGTCGATCGACGACGGTTACGGCGCGCAGCCGCGCTGGGAGCCCGAGCCGGCGACGGTCACTCTCGGCGGGGTGGTGGTGCCCTTTCCGGCGGGCGGCTTCCTGCAGGCGACGGCGGACGGGGAGGGGGCGCTGGTCGCGGCGGTCGAGGCGATCGTCGGCGATGCCGCGCTGGTCGCCGATCTGTTCGCGGGGCTCGGCACCTTCGCATTGCCGCTATCGAAAGATCGCCGCGTCTATGCCGCGGAAGGCGCGCGCGACGCGGTGCTGGGGCTGAAGGCCGCCGCCGACGGGGCGCAGCGCATCGTCGCTGTCGAGCATCGCGATCTGTTCCGCCGTCCGCTCGACGTCGCCGAGGTCGACCGCTTCGACGCGCTGGTGCTCGATCCGCCGCGCCCCGGTGCCAAGGAACAGATGGCGGCGCTGGCGGCTTCGACGAAGCTGCGGCGCATCGCCTATGTCTCGTGCAACCCCTCGACCTTCGCGCGCGACGCACGGACCCTGATCGAGGGGGGCTGGACGCTGCAGCGGATCACACCGGTCGGCCAGTTCCGCTGGTCGACCCATGTCGAACTGGTCGCCAGCTTCGTGCGGTAA
- a CDS encoding BLUF domain-containing protein → MYQSLIYVSRSRLILPDQAGEVDRIVAASTGRNAALRVRGVLIFTERHFAQILEGPGAALDELMESIGHDPRHEQVTVIDRRAIDGYRFQDWSLAYWGDAGYMDNQVARVLAKADALTRSEQTADLFTLLQTLSRESHREHRPIGRPSKR, encoded by the coding sequence ATGTACCAATCGCTTATCTATGTCAGCCGCAGCCGGCTCATCCTGCCCGATCAGGCAGGCGAGGTCGATCGCATCGTCGCGGCATCCACCGGGCGCAACGCGGCACTCCGGGTCCGCGGGGTGCTCATCTTCACCGAACGCCATTTCGCCCAGATACTCGAAGGCCCCGGAGCCGCGCTCGACGAACTGATGGAAAGCATCGGCCATGATCCGCGCCACGAACAGGTGACGGTGATCGATCGCCGCGCCATCGACGGCTATCGTTTCCAGGACTGGAGCCTCGCCTATTGGGGGGACGCCGGCTATATGGACAACCAGGTCGCGCGGGTGCTGGCCAAGGCCGATGCGCTGACCCGGTCGGAACAGACCGCCGACCTCTTCACCCTGCTCCAGACGCTATCGCGCGAAAGCCATCGCGAGCATCGGCCGATCGGCCGGCCGTCGAAGCGGTAG
- a CDS encoding MAPEG family protein has protein sequence MHTPILGAVVALILWTFAMWLWLYATRLPAIIKGGIVYDPNRPASEFMDRIPPRVRWKADNYNHLHEQPTIFYALAITLALLGAGGGLNATLAWAYVGLRVVHSLIQATVNKVEARFAVFVLASLVLFALAVRAALILFGGPSA, from the coding sequence ATGCACACGCCGATACTGGGCGCGGTCGTCGCGCTGATACTCTGGACCTTCGCGATGTGGCTGTGGCTCTACGCCACCCGCCTGCCCGCGATCATCAAGGGCGGGATCGTCTATGATCCCAACCGCCCCGCGAGCGAGTTCATGGACCGGATTCCGCCACGGGTCCGCTGGAAGGCCGACAATTACAACCATCTCCACGAGCAGCCGACGATCTTCTACGCTCTCGCGATCACGCTGGCGCTGCTCGGCGCGGGCGGCGGGCTCAACGCGACGCTCGCCTGGGCCTATGTCGGCCTGCGGGTGGTCCACAGCCTGATCCAGGCGACGGTCAACAAGGTGGAGGCGCGATTCGCGGTCTTCGTGCTGGCATCGCTCGTGCTGTTCGCGCTGGCGGTCCGGGCGGCGCTCATCCTGTTCGGCGGACCCAGCGCCTGA